The genome window CTTCAGCCATAGAACCATTCCAAGGTGCAGCTACGGGTGTAGGAGGCATTTTACGAGATATCTTTACTATGGGTGCGCGTCCTATAGCCTTACTCAACTCTTTGCGCTTCGGTTCCTTAGAAGATGCTCGCACGAAAAGAATCTTTAACGGAGTAGTCGCGGGCATCAGTCATTATGGTAATTGCGTTGGGGTTCCCACAGTGGGCGGAGAAGTATATTTTGACCCCGCTTATTCTGGTAACCCTTTAGTTAATGTCATGGCGCTGGGATTGATGGAAACTCCAGAAATTGTCAAATCGGGGGCTTCAGGAATAGGTAACCCAGTCCTTTATGTGGGTTCCACTACCGGAAGAGATGGCATGGGTGGGGCGAGTTTTGCTAGTGCAGAACTAACGGAAGAATCAGACAAAGACCGTCCGGCGGTGCAAGTTGGCGATCCATTTTTGGAAAAGTCGTTAATTGAAGCTTGTTTGGAAGCCTTTAAAACAGGGGCTGTAGTTGCAGCCCAAGATATGGGTGCGGCGGGGATTACTTGCTCGACTTCAGAGATGGCGGCGAAGGGAGATGTGGGTATTGAGCTAGATTTAGACCTAATCCCCGTCAGGGAAACTGGCATGGTTCCTTATGAATATTTGCTGTCAGAATCTCAAGAAAGGATGCTATTTGTTGCCCACAAAGGTAGAGAACAGGAATTAATCGATATTTTCCACCGTTGGGGTTTGCAAGCGGTAGTTGCTGGAAAGGTAATTGCTGAGCCGATTGTCAGGATTTTGTATCAAGGTGGAGTTGCAGCAGAAGTTCCTTCTACAGCCTTGGCAGATAATACCCCGATTTATCATCATCAATTAATGGCCCAAGCCCCAGAATATGCTCAAAAAGCTTGGGAGTGGTCGGAAGATAAATTACCAGCTTGTAGTATTGATGGGATAGAAGAGCATTCTTGGTCAGAAATCTTACTACAATTATTAGATAGCCCGACGATCGCTTCTAAAAGTTGGGTATATCGTCAATACGACCATCAAGTTCAAAATAATACGGTTATTTTACCTGGTGGTGCTGATGCTAGCGTGATTAGGCTGCGTCCCCAAATTAGATCTGGCGAACCAACTGTGGCTAATAGGGGTGTTGCAGCGACAGTAGATTGTAACTCCCGCTATGTCTATCTTGACCCCTATGAAGGGGCTAAGGCAGTGGTAGCTGAAGCTGCACGGAATTTGAGTTGTGTGGGCGCTGAACCTATTGCAGTCACAGATAACCTTAATTTTGGTAGTCCTGAAAAACCTGTCGGGTACTGGCAATTAGCTGAGGCTTGTCGCGGAATTTCCGAAGCTTGCAGTGAATTTGCGACTCCTGTGACTGGAGGGAATGTGTCTCTCTACAATGAGACGGTGGATAGCGACGGTCATCCCCAGCCGATTTACCCAACTCCAGTGATTGGGATGGTAGGGTTAGTGGCTGATTTGAGCAAGGTATGTTCTCAGGGTTGGAAGTCAAGTGGAGATGTAATTTACTTATTAGGTA of Merismopedia glauca CCAP 1448/3 contains these proteins:
- the purL gene encoding phosphoribosylformylglycinamidine synthase subunit PurL, whose protein sequence is MSAVSPAPFSPAEIASEGIKPEEYQEIVSRLDRHPNRAELGMFGVMWSEHCCYKNSRPLLKQFPTTGERILVGPGENAGVVDLGAGIRLAFKIESHNHPSAIEPFQGAATGVGGILRDIFTMGARPIALLNSLRFGSLEDARTKRIFNGVVAGISHYGNCVGVPTVGGEVYFDPAYSGNPLVNVMALGLMETPEIVKSGASGIGNPVLYVGSTTGRDGMGGASFASAELTEESDKDRPAVQVGDPFLEKSLIEACLEAFKTGAVVAAQDMGAAGITCSTSEMAAKGDVGIELDLDLIPVRETGMVPYEYLLSESQERMLFVAHKGREQELIDIFHRWGLQAVVAGKVIAEPIVRILYQGGVAAEVPSTALADNTPIYHHQLMAQAPEYAQKAWEWSEDKLPACSIDGIEEHSWSEILLQLLDSPTIASKSWVYRQYDHQVQNNTVILPGGADASVIRLRPQIRSGEPTVANRGVAATVDCNSRYVYLDPYEGAKAVVAEAARNLSCVGAEPIAVTDNLNFGSPEKPVGYWQLAEACRGISEACSEFATPVTGGNVSLYNETVDSDGHPQPIYPTPVIGMVGLVADLSKVCSQGWKSSGDVIYLLGKSLKEDSDRFTLGASEYLAVIHQTVAGKPPKVDFELEKRVQAACRYGIAQGWIHSAHDSAEGGLAVAIAESCVSGKLGAQINLGLSSESSVRWDKLLFGEGGARIVVSVSKKVTSDWEFYLKENLADDWQNLGAVTEAQGNLQIKTSEDLTVVDVSIEEMSDRFFQAIPRRLDA